A stretch of the Massilia sp. W12 genome encodes the following:
- a CDS encoding fumarate hydratase, with amino-acid sequence MTAIKQDDLIESVAASLQYISYYHPQDYISHLARAYEAEQSPAAKDAIAQILTNSRMCAEGRRPICQDTGIVNVFLKVGMSVRLEGFTMSLEEAVNEGIRRAYNFADNKLRASVVADPHFERKNTRDNTPGVIHVQLVPGDTIDVIVAAKGGGSENKTKFAMLNPSDSLVDWVLKMVPQMGAGWCPPGMLGIGIGGTAEKAMLLAKESLMEDIDMYELLQRGPQNKLEELRIELYQKINALGIGAQGLGGLTTVLDVKIAMYPTHAASKPVAMIPNCAATRHAHFVLDGSGPAYLEPPSLSNWPQVEWKADTERSLRVDLNSLTPEMVASWKPGQTLLLNGKMLTGRDAAHKRIADMLAKGEPLPVDFTNRVIYYVGPVDPVRDEVVGPAGPTTATRMDKFTEMMLAQTGLIAMVGKAERGPVAIEAIQKHKSAYLMAVGGAAYLVSKAIKGAKVVGFADLGMEAIYEFDVVDMPVTVAVDAQGVSVHNTGPAEWSAKIAAADIKRA; translated from the coding sequence ATGACAGCTATCAAGCAAGACGACCTGATCGAATCGGTCGCAGCCAGCCTGCAATACATCAGTTACTACCACCCGCAAGACTATATTTCCCACCTGGCGCGCGCCTATGAAGCCGAGCAAAGCCCTGCGGCTAAAGACGCTATCGCGCAAATCCTGACCAATTCGCGCATGTGCGCCGAAGGCCGCCGTCCGATTTGCCAGGACACCGGCATTGTGAATGTGTTTTTGAAAGTCGGCATGAGTGTGCGCTTAGAGGGCTTCACCATGTCGCTGGAAGAAGCGGTGAATGAAGGCATCCGCCGCGCCTACAATTTTGCTGATAACAAATTGCGCGCCTCCGTGGTGGCTGACCCGCATTTTGAGCGCAAAAACACGCGCGACAACACGCCCGGCGTGATCCATGTGCAACTCGTGCCTGGCGACACCATCGATGTGATTGTGGCGGCCAAGGGCGGCGGTTCGGAAAACAAGACCAAATTCGCCATGCTCAATCCTTCCGATTCGCTGGTGGATTGGGTCTTGAAGATGGTGCCGCAAATGGGCGCCGGCTGGTGTCCGCCTGGCATGCTGGGCATCGGCATCGGCGGCACGGCGGAAAAAGCTATGCTGCTGGCCAAAGAGTCGCTGATGGAAGACATTGATATGTATGAGCTGCTGCAACGCGGCCCGCAAAACAAGCTGGAAGAGTTGCGTATCGAGCTGTATCAAAAAATCAATGCCCTGGGCATCGGCGCGCAAGGCCTGGGCGGTCTGACCACGGTGCTGGACGTGAAAATCGCGATGTACCCGACCCATGCCGCCAGCAAGCCGGTGGCCATGATCCCGAATTGCGCCGCCACCCGCCACGCCCATTTTGTGCTGGATGGTTCCGGCCCTGCTTATCTGGAGCCGCCCTCGCTGTCGAATTGGCCGCAAGTGGAATGGAAGGCCGACACCGAGCGTTCGCTGCGGGTCGATTTAAACAGCCTGACGCCGGAAATGGTGGCTTCCTGGAAACCCGGACAAACCCTGCTCTTGAACGGCAAAATGCTGACCGGGCGCGACGCTGCGCATAAGCGCATCGCCGACATGCTGGCCAAGGGTGAGCCATTGCCGGTGGACTTCACCAACCGCGTGATTTATTACGTTGGCCCGGTCGATCCGGTGCGCGATGAAGTGGTTGGCCCGGCAGGCCCCACCACCGCCACACGCATGGACAAATTCACCGAGATGATGCTGGCGCAAACCGGCTTAATCGCCATGGTCGGCAAAGCCGAGCGCGGGCCGGTGGCGATTGAGGCGATTCAAAAGCACAAATCGGCGTATTTGATGGCTGTGGGCGGCGCGGCCTATCTGGTCTCCAAAGCGATCAAGGGCGCCAAGGTGGTCGGTTTTGCCGATCTGGGCATGGAAGCGATTTATGAGTTTGACGTGGTGGATATGCCGGTAACGGTGGCAGTCGATGCGCAAGGCGTGTCCGTGCACAACACGGGGCCGGCGGAATGGTCGGCCAAAATCGCCGCCGCCGACATCAAGCGCGCATAA
- the acs gene encoding acetate--CoA ligase, translating to MAETDNATPKQESRIFHPAPGMVAQARISGMEAYHALCREAEADYEGFWARLARENLLWQTPFSTVLNESDAPFYRWFEDGRINVSYNCLDRHLQNGQGEKTALIFEADDGAVSRVSYRELHAKVCQFANGLKSLGVKKGDRVVIYMAMSIEGVAAMHACARIGATHSVVFGGFSAKSLQERIIDAGAVAVLTCDEQMRGGKALPLKAIVDEALALGGCESVQNVVVYQRTGGNVAFRAKADGGPDLWLHDLLQGQASECEPEWVEAEHPLFLLYTSGSTGTPKGVQHSSAGYLLWAMLTMQWTFDIKPDDVFWCTADIGWITGHSYVAYGPLAMGATEVIFEGVPTYPHAGRFWQTIDKHQVSIFYTAPTAIRALIKAANVDPAVHPDQYKLDSLRILGTVGEPINPEAWVWYYKNVGRERCPIVDTFWQTETGGHMITPLPGATPMVPGSCTLPLPGIAAAVVDETGQDVPNGQGGILVIKRPWPSMIRTIWGNPTRFVNSYFPPELGGRLYLAGDGAIRNKDTGYFTITGRIDDVLNVSGHRMGTMEIESALVANPLVAEAAVVGKPDELTGEAICAFVVLKQARPTGEEAAALALELRNWVAKEIGPIAKPKEIRFGDNLPKTRSGKIMRRLLRALARGEQITQDTSTLENPAILEQLKQSA from the coding sequence ATGGCAGAGACAGACAACGCGACGCCCAAGCAAGAGTCGCGCATTTTCCACCCGGCGCCCGGCATGGTGGCGCAGGCCAGAATTTCCGGCATGGAGGCTTACCACGCACTGTGCCGCGAAGCCGAAGCGGATTACGAAGGATTTTGGGCGCGCCTGGCGCGTGAAAATCTGCTGTGGCAGACGCCGTTTTCCACGGTGTTGAATGAAAGCGATGCGCCGTTTTACCGCTGGTTTGAAGATGGCCGCATCAATGTTTCCTATAACTGCCTCGATCGCCATCTGCAAAACGGGCAGGGCGAGAAAACCGCCTTGATTTTTGAAGCCGACGATGGCGCGGTGAGCCGCGTCAGCTACCGCGAATTGCACGCCAAGGTTTGCCAGTTTGCCAATGGCTTGAAATCGCTGGGCGTCAAAAAAGGCGACCGCGTGGTGATTTATATGGCGATGTCGATTGAAGGCGTGGCGGCAATGCACGCCTGCGCCCGCATTGGCGCCACCCATTCCGTGGTGTTTGGCGGCTTTTCCGCCAAATCGCTGCAAGAGCGCATCATCGACGCCGGCGCAGTTGCGGTCTTGACCTGCGACGAACAAATGCGCGGCGGCAAGGCGCTGCCATTGAAAGCGATTGTGGATGAGGCGCTGGCTTTAGGCGGCTGTGAATCAGTGCAAAACGTGGTGGTGTATCAGCGCACCGGCGGCAATGTCGCCTTCCGCGCCAAGGCCGATGGCGGCCCCGATCTGTGGCTGCATGACTTGTTGCAGGGACAGGCCAGCGAATGCGAACCGGAATGGGTGGAAGCGGAACATCCCTTGTTCCTGCTGTACACCTCAGGCTCCACCGGCACGCCGAAAGGGGTGCAGCATTCTTCCGCCGGCTATTTGCTGTGGGCCATGCTGACCATGCAATGGACCTTTGATATCAAGCCTGACGATGTGTTCTGGTGCACGGCGGATATCGGCTGGATCACCGGCCACAGCTATGTCGCCTATGGCCCGCTGGCGATGGGCGCCACTGAAGTTATTTTCGAGGGGGTGCCGACGTATCCGCATGCGGGCCGCTTCTGGCAAACCATCGATAAACATCAAGTCAGCATTTTCTACACCGCGCCGACTGCCATTCGCGCCTTGATCAAGGCTGCCAATGTTGATCCTGCGGTGCATCCTGATCAATACAAACTCGACAGCCTGCGCATTTTGGGGACAGTGGGCGAGCCGATCAACCCGGAAGCCTGGGTCTGGTATTACAAAAATGTGGGACGCGAGCGCTGCCCGATTGTGGACACCTTCTGGCAAACCGAAACCGGCGGCCATATGATCACGCCGCTGCCGGGCGCCACGCCGATGGTGCCGGGTTCCTGCACCTTGCCGCTGCCGGGGATTGCCGCTGCGGTGGTGGATGAAACCGGGCAGGATGTGCCAAACGGGCAGGGCGGGATTTTAGTCATCAAGCGCCCCTGGCCTTCGATGATCCGCACCATCTGGGGCAATCCGACCCGCTTCGTGAATTCCTACTTCCCGCCGGAATTGGGAGGCCGTTTGTATCTGGCCGGCGATGGCGCGATCCGCAATAAAGACACCGGCTATTTCACCATCACGGGACGGATCGACGACGTGTTGAATGTCTCGGGACACCGCATGGGGACGATGGAAATTGAATCGGCCTTAGTCGCCAACCCGCTGGTGGCGGAAGCGGCGGTGGTGGGCAAACCGGACGAATTGACCGGCGAAGCGATTTGCGCCTTCGTGGTATTAAAGCAAGCCCGTCCCACAGGCGAAGAGGCCGCCGCGCTGGCGCTGGAATTACGGAATTGGGTGGCGAAAGAAATCGGCCCCATCGCCAAGCCCAAGGAAATCCGCTTCGGCGACAATCTGCCCAAGACCCGCTCCGGCAAAATCATGCGCCGTCTGCTGCGCGCCCTGGCGCGCGGTGAGCAGATTACGCAAGACACCTCCACGCTGGAAAACCCGGCGATTTTGGAGCAGTTAAAGCAAAGCGCATGA
- a CDS encoding sulfatase-like hydrolase/transferase: protein MSVTRPNIVLIMTDQERFPRHMDQVDLRAHLPNRHRLYDKGVSYQNFYINAAPCTPNRSVIFTGLYTQQTWMVGNAEMKQPDMDPAFPTFGTALKELGYATNYFGKWHLSTEPSGKLGLDAYGFENFALGEEFHGDANQGGEKDPIIAKAAADFLQVKQSQPFLAVISFINPHDIMYFPDGMIPAQSEGVYEGMDVPPNFETLQQLRQRKPDCQAQYKRLYEAVMGDMPDDINSEAGRNAYVHYMNYYLWLQTKVDAQIGVVLDALESSENRQNTIVIFTADHGDQIGSHGLSGKQCLAYEESLHVPFCVRDYSDQVIPADQAGSTRSQFGSSIDIFPTVLSIALNGEAWPENYKHLRGVDLKPNLRDASQPTKNEVLFTYDFNLPGVVFGPDHIRCSITQDWKGAVYNHWQMDNANQPQPDDPDAAVSIRKGVVARELYSRSDDPLEMNNLANSSTHADQMAQIEAHLDQVLETELRAPLPQEMQAASDAAKAGYVSYQVYGPAPMPEEIKKFRKDYLG from the coding sequence ATGAGTGTCACCCGTCCCAATATCGTGTTGATTATGACTGACCAGGAGCGCTTTCCGCGCCACATGGATCAAGTGGATTTGCGCGCGCATCTGCCTAATCGTCATCGACTCTATGATAAAGGCGTGAGTTATCAGAACTTCTACATCAACGCCGCCCCCTGCACCCCCAATCGCTCGGTGATTTTCACCGGCTTATACACGCAGCAGACCTGGATGGTGGGCAATGCGGAAATGAAGCAACCGGATATGGACCCGGCCTTTCCCACCTTTGGCACAGCGTTAAAAGAATTGGGCTACGCCACCAACTACTTCGGTAAATGGCATTTGAGCACTGAGCCGTCCGGCAAACTGGGATTGGATGCCTATGGTTTTGAAAACTTTGCGCTTGGCGAGGAGTTTCACGGCGACGCGAATCAAGGTGGGGAGAAAGATCCGATCATCGCCAAGGCTGCCGCCGACTTTCTGCAAGTCAAGCAAAGCCAGCCCTTTTTGGCCGTGATCAGCTTCATTAATCCGCATGACATCATGTACTTCCCGGACGGCATGATTCCCGCCCAGTCTGAAGGGGTATATGAGGGCATGGACGTGCCGCCCAATTTCGAGACCTTGCAGCAATTGCGCCAGCGCAAACCGGATTGCCAGGCCCAGTACAAGCGTCTGTATGAAGCCGTCATGGGGGACATGCCAGACGACATCAACTCAGAAGCGGGACGCAACGCCTATGTGCACTACATGAATTATTATCTGTGGCTGCAGACCAAGGTGGATGCGCAAATCGGGGTGGTGCTGGATGCCTTGGAAAGTTCGGAAAACCGGCAAAACACGATTGTGATTTTCACCGCCGACCATGGCGATCAAATCGGCTCACATGGTTTGTCCGGCAAGCAATGCCTGGCCTATGAAGAATCGCTGCATGTGCCGTTTTGCGTGCGCGATTACAGCGACCAGGTGATTCCAGCGGATCAAGCGGGCAGTACGCGCAGCCAATTCGGCAGCTCAATTGATATTTTCCCGACCGTGCTTAGCATCGCGCTTAATGGCGAGGCCTGGCCGGAAAACTACAAGCATTTGCGCGGGGTGGATTTAAAACCGAATCTGCGCGACGCCAGTCAGCCGACCAAGAACGAAGTCTTGTTCACCTATGACTTCAATCTGCCCGGCGTGGTGTTTGGCCCTGACCACATCCGCTGCAGCATCACCCAGGATTGGAAGGGCGCGGTGTACAACCACTGGCAGATGGATAACGCCAATCAGCCACAACCAGACGATCCGGACGCCGCCGTCAGTATTCGCAAGGGCGTGGTGGCAAGAGAGTTATACAGCCGCAGCGATGATCCGCTGGAAATGAACAATCTGGCCAATAGTTCAACGCATGCGGATCAGATGGCCCAAATCGAAGCGCATCTCGACCAAGTGCTGGAAACAGAGCTGCGCGCCCCGCTGCCGCAAGAGATGCAAGCCGCATCCGATGCGGCGAAGGCCGGTTATGTGTCGTATCAAGTGTATGGCCCGGCGCCAATGCCGGAAGAAATCAAAAAATTCCGCAAAGATTATTTGGGCTAA
- a CDS encoding NACHT domain-containing protein, with the protein MNMRYEQELSKFADIDQPFHSQEEDGSYNFYFHLNGDDVKVGISKNDGFVSFRRGETAKKFSSYKGLLMSEDFCFLKKMAKTQELQYKDNEYTDMRIHGSCEEDIKSGEIFDYVENFLTGIKNPDVAGVKVLVIDGVAGVGKTHLINKLVNQRAKNFGPGCAPLILHVSSRGRRLTNLMDLVAWTLQNMRLNYTFDQVPILMRNGLLQLAIDGFDELADPNGYESAWGAIRDLINDVGDAGALILAGRDTFINADVVKKYVPKLDCDLTKSIHLMPLPVGEAIEWFQQEGWEKERIDHLISLGLLERESPALRPFFLIQLNLLKEKISGDLGNPIDILVNSLLKRECKILKTGDIDEGLFESGLLQFFMEIARDMSDNEIDYIDEGTLKLLCELVFSDYINQEDLRILSNKVKSLAFLEDGGDGLRKFPHGIFQNYFLAKSHIQILLSKEIAVPKSLRRNIFGAEFFEIFLIVLQRETVKNLNDFLRIALDFIKGRDFGDLSRSNIACMAAMIASVLSGSDALPEAVEIYGVNIAFLIFRGNVSKIRFSGVEISMLDIRNANIQNIVFNDQCTISSVLGNNSTVIPGSFPDVNVVSEDLYKDRFKTYYKNEALNWVSERKAVKDRVKMGEWESYFIRLCAIFSKEIWIREDKENILGRMLINEKKKWAKIKEILVKHELIEFRSDDKKAGGKKVYFCRIKKVGNFLLNDAGDEKVAMVLEEIKKMDL; encoded by the coding sequence ATGAATATGCGCTACGAGCAAGAATTAAGTAAATTTGCTGATATTGATCAACCATTTCATTCGCAGGAAGAGGACGGCTCGTATAATTTCTATTTTCACCTGAATGGTGATGATGTAAAGGTTGGTATTAGTAAAAATGATGGATTTGTTTCGTTTAGAAGGGGGGAGACAGCAAAGAAATTTTCAAGTTACAAAGGCTTATTAATGTCAGAGGATTTTTGCTTCTTAAAGAAGATGGCGAAAACTCAGGAATTGCAATACAAGGACAACGAATATACTGATATGCGTATCCATGGTTCTTGCGAAGAAGATATAAAAAGTGGAGAAATATTTGATTATGTTGAAAATTTCCTAACTGGAATTAAAAATCCTGATGTTGCAGGGGTTAAGGTCTTAGTAATCGACGGCGTTGCAGGCGTGGGTAAAACACACCTAATTAATAAGCTTGTGAACCAGCGAGCAAAGAATTTTGGACCTGGATGCGCACCATTAATTTTGCACGTCTCAAGTAGAGGTAGGCGTTTAACTAATTTAATGGATTTAGTTGCTTGGACTTTGCAAAATATGAGGTTGAATTACACCTTCGATCAAGTCCCGATTCTAATGAGAAATGGCTTGTTGCAATTAGCTATTGATGGTTTTGATGAATTGGCAGATCCGAATGGTTATGAGTCGGCTTGGGGGGCGATTCGAGATTTAATTAATGATGTAGGTGATGCCGGGGCTCTGATTCTAGCGGGAAGGGATACTTTTATTAATGCAGATGTTGTCAAAAAATATGTGCCAAAGTTGGATTGTGACTTAACAAAATCAATTCATTTAATGCCATTACCTGTTGGTGAGGCAATTGAATGGTTTCAACAGGAAGGCTGGGAAAAGGAAAGAATTGATCATTTGATTTCACTTGGGTTGTTGGAGCGAGAGTCCCCAGCTTTGAGGCCATTTTTTTTAATTCAATTAAATCTTTTAAAAGAAAAAATCAGTGGGGATTTGGGAAATCCAATTGATATACTAGTTAATTCTTTGTTGAAAAGAGAATGCAAGATATTAAAAACTGGTGACATTGATGAAGGCCTTTTTGAGAGTGGCCTCTTGCAATTTTTTATGGAAATTGCGAGAGATATGAGTGACAATGAAATTGATTATATTGATGAAGGAACGTTGAAGCTTCTATGTGAGTTGGTATTTTCTGATTATATTAATCAAGAGGATTTGCGTATTTTAAGTAATAAGGTTAAAAGTCTGGCCTTCTTGGAGGATGGCGGTGATGGGTTGAGAAAATTCCCACATGGAATTTTTCAAAATTATTTTCTTGCAAAATCACATATTCAAATATTGCTTTCTAAAGAGATTGCTGTCCCTAAGTCACTTCGGAGGAATATTTTTGGGGCCGAATTTTTTGAGATTTTTTTGATTGTTTTGCAACGTGAAACAGTTAAGAATTTAAATGATTTCCTTAGGATTGCTCTTGATTTTATTAAAGGAAGAGATTTTGGAGACTTATCTCGCTCAAATATAGCCTGTATGGCAGCAATGATTGCATCCGTACTTAGTGGATCTGATGCACTCCCTGAAGCTGTTGAGATTTATGGTGTAAATATTGCTTTTTTAATTTTTAGGGGAAATGTTTCAAAGATAAGATTTTCTGGTGTTGAAATATCGATGTTGGATATTAGAAATGCAAATATTCAGAATATTGTCTTTAATGATCAGTGTACGATATCTTCTGTCTTGGGGAATAATTCTACGGTGATCCCTGGGAGTTTTCCTGATGTCAATGTTGTTTCAGAGGATTTGTATAAAGATAGATTTAAGACGTACTATAAAAATGAAGCACTAAATTGGGTTAGTGAGAGAAAAGCAGTTAAGGACCGAGTAAAAATGGGGGAATGGGAAAGTTATTTCATTCGGCTGTGTGCTATATTCTCCAAGGAAATTTGGATTAGAGAAGATAAAGAAAATATTCTAGGCAGAATGTTGATTAATGAGAAGAAGAAATGGGCTAAGATTAAGGAAATCCTTGTAAAGCATGAGTTAATTGAGTTTCGAAGTGATGACAAGAAAGCTGGGGGGAAAAAAGTATATTTTTGTAGAATAAAGAAGGTTGGCAATTTTTTATTGAACGATGCAGGGGATGAAAAAGTCGCAATGGTATTAGAGGAGATTAAAAAAATGGACTTGTAG
- a CDS encoding IS66 family transposase, translating to MHPVRHEEKANPPELNKMSHAEKDALILTLFARLEALENRVPKTSQNSSKPPSSDGLQKKTRSLREASGKAAGGQAGHIGSKLERMTQVTETVRSPLPQYCTRCQQSLAHEQAQLLDSRQVIDIPLLPLQVTEYQKMAVRCQCGQVHTGEYPSGVTENVQYGPNIRALGVHLTQGQMLPYSRAAQLITDLYGLKVSPGSLYAWVEQASATLAPVRDLIGLQLEQSALVHADESGLRVSAKLQWLHTVANQTHTWYGVHPKRGMDAINDHGILPRYTGILVHDCWSSYWNLDSTHALCNAHLLRELLYIQEQSGQDWPAELAKFLKGSNKICHALRVGNQAITSEQGRDFFTVYDGILKRGEALHPPAVPDKNKRGRTKQSDAFNLLKRMRDHTQAVLRFISDPIVPFTNNLGERTIRMPKVKQKISGSFRTEQGAEHFCIIRSVLDTFHKQGHGMLAVLQSAFSSDQIVPAWG from the coding sequence GTGCATCCTGTCAGGCATGAAGAAAAAGCCAATCCGCCAGAATTGAACAAGATGAGTCACGCAGAAAAAGATGCGTTGATACTGACATTGTTTGCGAGGTTGGAAGCCTTGGAGAACAGGGTACCGAAAACGAGTCAAAATTCAAGCAAACCGCCATCGTCAGATGGATTGCAAAAGAAAACGCGCTCGTTGCGGGAAGCCTCAGGAAAGGCGGCAGGAGGTCAAGCAGGGCATATTGGAAGCAAATTGGAACGGATGACACAGGTCACTGAAACTGTGCGCAGCCCGCTGCCGCAATATTGCACACGTTGCCAGCAGAGCTTGGCGCATGAGCAGGCGCAACTGCTTGATAGCCGGCAAGTAATTGATATTCCACTGCTGCCGCTGCAAGTGACGGAATACCAAAAAATGGCGGTGCGCTGCCAATGTGGGCAGGTGCATACAGGTGAATATCCAAGCGGGGTAACGGAAAATGTTCAGTACGGCCCCAACATACGCGCCCTGGGTGTGCATTTGACACAGGGCCAAATGCTGCCATACTCCCGCGCCGCGCAATTGATAACAGACTTATACGGGCTCAAAGTTTCGCCGGGCAGTTTGTATGCGTGGGTTGAGCAAGCCAGCGCGACGCTTGCGCCAGTCCGGGATTTGATTGGACTGCAACTGGAGCAATCTGCGCTGGTGCATGCAGATGAATCCGGGCTGCGGGTCAGCGCCAAATTGCAATGGCTGCATACCGTCGCCAATCAGACCCATACCTGGTATGGCGTGCATCCAAAACGGGGCATGGATGCGATCAATGATCATGGCATCTTGCCGCGCTATACCGGTATCCTGGTGCATGATTGCTGGTCATCTTACTGGAACCTCGATTCTACACATGCGCTTTGCAATGCCCATTTATTGCGCGAACTGCTCTATATTCAAGAGCAATCCGGGCAAGATTGGCCGGCGGAATTGGCCAAATTCCTCAAGGGCAGCAATAAAATCTGCCATGCCTTGCGGGTTGGAAATCAAGCCATCACATCCGAGCAAGGCCGCGATTTCTTCACCGTATACGATGGCATTCTCAAGCGGGGTGAAGCATTGCATCCTCCTGCTGTCCCCGATAAAAATAAGCGCGGACGGACCAAACAATCGGATGCTTTCAACCTCCTCAAGCGAATGCGCGATCATACCCAGGCGGTGCTGCGATTTATTTCAGACCCCATCGTGCCATTCACCAATAACCTTGGCGAACGCACCATTCGCATGCCCAAGGTCAAACAGAAAATCTCCGGGTCATTTCGCACTGAGCAAGGCGCTGAGCATTTTTGCATCATCCGCTCTGTACTCGACACTTTCCACAAGCAAGGCCATGGCATGCTTGCTGTTTTACAGAGCGCTTTCTCCTCTGATCAAATTGTTCCAGCCTGGGGCTGA
- a CDS encoding GNAT family N-acetyltransferase — MPIRPATETDWSAIWPIFQEIVQAGETYAYEPGTSQVQAHSLWMELPRQTFVYEQDGRILGSYYLKTNQAGPGSHVCNCGYMVASQARGLGVASAMCEHSQQIARELGYLAMQFNFVASSNSGAVHLWSKLGFATVGRLPRAFRHPKLGLVDALVMYKWLANA, encoded by the coding sequence ATGCCCATCCGCCCCGCCACCGAAACCGACTGGTCCGCGATCTGGCCGATTTTTCAAGAGATTGTGCAAGCTGGCGAGACTTATGCATACGAACCGGGAACCAGCCAGGTGCAAGCGCACAGCTTATGGATGGAGCTGCCGCGCCAGACCTTTGTGTATGAACAGGATGGCCGTATTCTGGGCTCCTACTACCTGAAAACCAATCAAGCCGGCCCAGGCAGCCATGTTTGCAATTGCGGCTACATGGTGGCCTCGCAAGCGCGCGGCCTGGGCGTGGCCAGCGCCATGTGCGAACACTCGCAACAGATTGCGCGCGAGCTGGGCTATCTGGCGATGCAATTCAATTTTGTCGCCTCCAGCAACAGCGGGGCCGTGCATTTATGGAGCAAGCTGGGGTTTGCCACCGTAGGCCGTTTGCCGCGCGCATTTCGCCATCCGAAACTTGGACTGGTGGATGCGCTGGTGATGTATAAATGGCTGGCGAATGCATAA